A single Pseudomonas brassicacearum DNA region contains:
- the recC gene encoding exodeoxyribonuclease V subunit gamma: protein MPDATSLSPAFMVVHGNRLDELRSLVISLMRRYPLAPLENEIALVQSNGIAQWLKLALAEDPEDDDSGGCGIAAAIDVQLPGSFMWQLYRTVLGRDEIPAKSLLDKAPLTWRLMRLLPQLIEQPHFEPLRRFLTHDTDLRKRYQLSERLADLFDQYQVYRADWLEDWAEGRHQTRNVRGEIKPLAPANCWQAELWRALLLDVGEQGMAQSRAGVHQRYIERINSLQVAPKGLPARVIVFGISSLPAQVLEALAGLSRFSQVLLCVHNPCRHHWADIVADKDLLRHQYKRQARKAGMPVVLDPQTLHQHAHPLLAAWGKQGRDYINLLDSYDDPNSYRSVFRDGRIDLFTDGTPTTLLSQLQDDILELRPLNETREHWPVVDTARDGSIRFHVAHGAQREVEILHDQLLAHFSADPTLRPRDIIVMVPDIDSYAPHIRAVFGQLDRSDPRFIPFTLTDQGQRGRDPLLIAVEHLLKLPDSRFPVSEILDLLDVPALRERFGIDEADLPTLHRWIEGAGIRWGMSAEHRAGLGLPAELEQNSWHFGLRRMLLGYAVGSSNAYEGIEPYDEIGGLDAALIGPLVALLDALEVAHQELTRPASPQQWGSRLQDLMQLFFLASNEHDDYLLAQLEDLRETWLETCESVGLHDELPLTVVREAWLAGLDQGRLSQRFLAGAVNFCTLMPMRAIPFKLVCLLGMNDGDYPRAQPPLDFDLMGGDYRPGDRSRREDDRYLLLEALLSAREKLYISWVGRSIRDNSERPASVLIGQLRDHLASGWRLADDSKPLLEALTQEHPLQPFSARYFHQGDELFSYASEWRMLHDACDQIDKNQVLEPYVQEEPLGLGQLQDFLRNPVRHFFSQRLKVFFEAIEAPLADDEPFVLDALQRYSLSDSLLEAALVRLDQPDLALTAHAKRLQNSGLLPMAGFGECMQRELIEPLPDLLQRYQQLLALWPTPSLSAVPVSLQLQGVNVEGWLSGLHQRSDGAVLAITAIPNSIGSTKTRKWHRLIRPWVNHLVACANGLSLTTALVASDDSLLLAPFEEPVAQRLLADMLLAWQAGMRQPLPIAVKTAFAWLGQSDPVKAEAAARKAYEGDGQTFEGERRESPALARQFPDFDALMADETFPDWCDALYRPLLQAPWRSLVGEETRS from the coding sequence ATGCCGGACGCAACGTCCCTTAGCCCAGCGTTCATGGTGGTTCACGGAAATCGCCTTGATGAGTTGCGCAGCCTGGTAATCAGCCTGATGCGGCGCTATCCGCTGGCCCCCCTTGAAAATGAAATCGCCCTGGTACAGAGCAACGGCATTGCCCAATGGCTCAAGCTTGCACTGGCTGAAGACCCGGAAGATGACGATTCCGGCGGCTGCGGTATTGCGGCCGCCATTGATGTGCAGCTGCCGGGCAGTTTCATGTGGCAGCTTTATCGAACAGTCCTGGGACGCGACGAAATTCCGGCCAAGTCCCTGCTGGATAAGGCTCCGCTAACCTGGCGCCTGATGCGCCTGCTGCCGCAGTTGATCGAGCAGCCTCATTTCGAACCTTTGCGACGATTCCTTACCCACGACACCGACTTGCGCAAGCGCTATCAACTGTCCGAGCGCCTTGCCGATCTATTCGACCAGTACCAGGTCTACCGGGCCGACTGGCTCGAGGATTGGGCTGAAGGTCGACACCAGACCAGAAATGTCCGAGGCGAAATCAAGCCGCTCGCGCCGGCAAATTGCTGGCAAGCGGAACTGTGGCGAGCCTTGCTGCTGGATGTGGGGGAGCAAGGCATGGCGCAAAGCCGTGCCGGCGTTCATCAGCGCTACATCGAACGTATCAACAGCCTGCAAGTCGCTCCGAAAGGCCTGCCCGCACGGGTCATCGTGTTTGGTATTTCTTCGTTGCCTGCCCAGGTCCTGGAGGCGCTCGCCGGCCTTTCCCGGTTCAGCCAGGTTTTGCTCTGCGTGCATAACCCGTGTCGCCATCATTGGGCGGACATCGTCGCCGACAAGGACTTGTTGCGTCACCAATACAAGCGCCAGGCACGCAAGGCGGGCATGCCCGTCGTCCTCGATCCGCAGACCCTGCATCAACATGCCCATCCGTTATTGGCCGCCTGGGGCAAGCAAGGGCGCGACTATATCAACCTGCTCGACAGCTACGATGACCCCAACAGTTATCGCTCGGTATTTCGCGACGGGCGAATCGACCTGTTCACTGATGGAACCCCGACGACTCTTCTCAGCCAGTTGCAGGATGACATCCTGGAGCTGCGCCCCCTGAATGAAACCCGGGAACACTGGCCTGTCGTCGATACGGCGCGAGACGGCTCGATTCGTTTTCATGTGGCCCATGGCGCCCAGCGTGAAGTCGAAATTCTTCACGACCAATTGCTGGCCCACTTCAGTGCGGACCCGACCCTGCGCCCACGGGATATCATCGTCATGGTCCCGGACATCGACAGCTATGCACCGCACATTCGCGCGGTGTTCGGCCAGCTCGACAGGAGCGATCCTCGTTTCATTCCCTTCACGCTGACCGACCAGGGCCAGCGTGGACGTGACCCGTTGCTGATCGCCGTCGAGCATTTGCTCAAGCTGCCGGATAGTCGTTTCCCGGTCAGCGAAATCCTCGATCTGCTGGATGTCCCGGCGTTGCGCGAACGGTTTGGTATCGATGAAGCCGACCTGCCGACACTGCACCGCTGGATCGAAGGGGCAGGCATTCGCTGGGGGATGAGCGCCGAACACCGTGCCGGTTTGGGCCTGCCTGCCGAGCTTGAGCAGAACAGCTGGCATTTTGGCTTGCGTCGCATGTTGCTGGGGTATGCCGTCGGCAGTTCGAACGCTTATGAGGGCATTGAACCCTATGACGAGATCGGGGGCCTGGATGCGGCGTTGATCGGTCCCCTGGTTGCTTTGCTGGATGCCCTGGAGGTTGCCCATCAGGAACTCACCCGGCCGGCATCGCCGCAGCAATGGGGTTCACGGCTGCAAGACCTGATGCAGTTGTTTTTCCTGGCAAGCAACGAGCATGACGACTATTTGCTGGCCCAACTCGAAGACCTGCGGGAAACCTGGCTGGAAACCTGTGAGTCGGTGGGGCTGCACGATGAATTGCCGCTGACGGTGGTGCGCGAGGCGTGGTTGGCCGGACTGGATCAGGGGCGACTGTCCCAGCGTTTCCTGGCCGGCGCGGTCAACTTCTGTACCTTGATGCCGATGCGCGCGATCCCCTTCAAGCTGGTGTGCCTGCTGGGGATGAATGACGGTGATTACCCGCGAGCCCAGCCGCCTTTGGACTTCGACCTGATGGGCGGTGATTATCGCCCGGGCGACCGTTCCCGGCGTGAGGACGACCGTTACCTGCTGTTGGAAGCGCTGCTTTCTGCCCGGGAAAAGCTGTACATCAGTTGGGTGGGACGCAGCATTCGCGACAACAGCGAGCGCCCGGCATCGGTGTTGATCGGCCAACTGCGCGATCATCTCGCCAGTGGCTGGCGGTTGGCAGATGACAGCAAGCCTCTTCTCGAGGCTCTGACCCAGGAGCATCCGTTGCAACCGTTCAGCGCACGTTATTTCCATCAAGGTGACGAGCTGTTCAGTTACGCCAGCGAATGGCGGATGCTCCATGACGCTTGCGATCAAATCGATAAAAACCAGGTACTGGAACCCTACGTTCAGGAAGAGCCTTTGGGCCTCGGGCAGTTGCAGGACTTCCTGCGCAATCCTGTCCGCCATTTCTTCAGCCAGCGGTTGAAAGTGTTCTTCGAGGCCATCGAAGCGCCTTTGGCCGATGACGAACCTTTCGTGCTTGATGCGCTGCAACGCTACAGCCTGAGTGACAGCCTGCTCGAGGCCGCCTTGGTACGCCTGGACCAGCCGGACCTTGCCCTCACCGCTCACGCCAAAAGACTGCAGAACAGTGGCCTGTTACCCATGGCCGGTTTCGGTGAATGCATGCAGCGCGAATTGATCGAACCCTTGCCGGATCTGCTCCAGCGTTACCAACAGCTTCTGGCGTTATGGCCGACACCGTCGCTCAGCGCTGTGCCCGTCAGCCTGCAATTGCAGGGAGTGAATGTCGAAGGGTGGCTCAGTGGTTTGCACCAGCGTTCCGACGGTGCGGTCCTCGCTATCACGGCCATACCCAACAGCATTGGCTCCACCAAGACCCGTAAGTGGCATCGCCTGATACGGCCTTGGGTCAACCATCTCGTGGCCTGTGCTAATGGCTTGTCGTTGACGACGGCGCTGGTGGCCAGTGATGACAGCTTGCTCCTGGCCCCTTTTGAAGAGCCTGTCGCACAAAGGCTGTTGGCCGACATGCTGCTGGCCTGGCAGGCCGGTATGCGCCAACCGCTACCGATCGCGGTGAAGACGGCTTTCGCCTGGCTCGGTCAGAGTGATCCGGTCAAGGCCGAAGCGGCGGCTCGCAAAGCTTATGAAGGCGATGGGCAGACGTTTGAAGGCGAAAGGCGGGAAAGTCCGGCCTTGGCTCGACAGTTTCCTGATTTCGACGCATTGATGGCTGACGAAACATTCCCCGACTGGTGCGATGCGCTTTACCGACCATTGCTCCAAGCCCCATGGCGTTCATTGGTCGGCGAGGAGACCCGCTCATGA
- a CDS encoding LysR family transcriptional regulator, translating into MSVRRPDPLAQVSDFDIRLLRIFRSVVECGGFSAAETVLGIGRSAISQQMSDLEQRLGLRLCQRGRAGFSLTEEGREVYQSALQLLSALESFRTEVNGLHQHLRGELIIGLTDNLVTLPHMRITHALAQLKERGPDVQIQIRMIAPNEVEQGVLDGRLHVGVVPQASALSGLEYQPLYSERSLLYCAVGHPLFYVDDQQLEDARLNSQDAIAPTFRLPAEIQAHYQVLNCTASASDREGMAFLILTGRYIGYLPDHYASLWVQQGRLRALKPCARFYDLSLASVTRKGRRPHLVLESFLQSLAATR; encoded by the coding sequence ATGAGCGTTCGTCGTCCCGATCCACTGGCCCAAGTCAGCGACTTTGATATTCGCCTGCTGCGCATTTTCCGCAGCGTGGTGGAGTGTGGTGGGTTTTCCGCCGCTGAGACCGTGCTTGGCATCGGCCGCTCGGCCATCAGCCAGCAGATGAGCGACCTTGAGCAACGCCTCGGCCTGCGTCTGTGCCAGCGTGGGCGCGCGGGCTTTTCCCTGACCGAGGAAGGTCGCGAGGTGTATCAATCGGCGTTGCAGCTATTGAGCGCACTGGAAAGCTTTCGCACCGAGGTCAACGGATTGCACCAGCATTTGCGCGGTGAATTGATCATCGGCCTGACCGACAACCTGGTCACCCTGCCTCACATGCGCATCACCCACGCCTTGGCTCAATTGAAAGAACGCGGGCCCGACGTGCAGATCCAGATTCGCATGATCGCCCCCAACGAAGTCGAGCAAGGCGTGCTCGACGGACGCCTGCATGTCGGCGTAGTCCCCCAGGCCAGCGCCCTGTCCGGGCTGGAATACCAACCGCTTTATAGCGAACGTTCGCTGCTGTACTGCGCGGTCGGGCATCCACTGTTTTATGTCGATGACCAGCAACTCGAAGATGCTCGCCTCAATAGCCAGGACGCCATCGCCCCTACTTTCCGCCTGCCAGCCGAGATCCAGGCCCACTACCAGGTGCTCAATTGCACCGCGAGCGCATCGGACCGCGAAGGCATGGCATTCCTGATCCTCACCGGGCGCTACATCGGTTACCTGCCCGATCACTATGCCAGCCTCTGGGTCCAGCAAGGTCGGTTGCGCGCCTTGAAGCCCTGCGCACGTTTCTATGACCTGAGCCTGGCGTCGGTCACGCGCAAGGGGCGTCGGCCTCATCTGGTGCTGGAGAGTTTTCTCCAAAGCCTGGCGGCAACCCGCTAA
- a CDS encoding TetR/AcrR family transcriptional regulator, with protein sequence MTFEVPAHGGKPTSRIRQKNEETILKAAEDEFARHGFKGTSMNAIALKAGLPKANLHYYFTNKLGLYVAVLSNIIELWDSTFNTLTAEDDPAEALTRYIRAKMEFSRRQPQASRLFAMEVISGGECLTEYFNQDYRAWFNGRAAVFQAWIDAGKMDPIDPVHLIFLLWGSTQHYADFATQICRVTGRSKLTKQDMIEAGDNLIRIILKGCGLTPTL encoded by the coding sequence ATGACCTTTGAAGTCCCTGCCCACGGTGGCAAGCCCACCAGCCGCATTCGTCAAAAGAACGAAGAGACGATCCTCAAGGCCGCCGAAGATGAATTCGCTCGTCACGGGTTCAAAGGCACCAGCATGAATGCCATCGCCCTCAAGGCCGGGCTGCCCAAGGCCAACCTGCATTACTACTTCACCAACAAGCTCGGGTTGTACGTGGCGGTGTTGAGCAACATCATCGAATTGTGGGACAGCACCTTCAATACCCTCACCGCCGAGGATGATCCGGCCGAAGCCTTGACCCGCTATATCCGCGCCAAGATGGAGTTCTCTCGTCGCCAACCCCAGGCGTCGCGACTGTTTGCCATGGAAGTGATCAGCGGTGGCGAATGCCTGACCGAGTATTTCAACCAGGATTATCGCGCCTGGTTCAATGGCCGGGCGGCCGTATTCCAGGCCTGGATCGATGCCGGCAAGATGGACCCGATCGACCCGGTGCACCTTATTTTCCTGTTGTGGGGCAGTACTCAGCATTACGCCGACTTCGCCACCCAGATCTGTCGCGTGACCGGGCGCAGCAAGTTGACCAAGCAAGACATGATCGAGGCTGGCGACAACCTGATCCGCATCATTCTCAAAGGCTGCGGCCTGACACCAACCCTATAA
- a CDS encoding aspartate aminotransferase family protein has translation MNMPEHAAGSLASQLKLDAHWMPYTANRNFQRDPRLIVAAEGSWLVDDKGRKVYDSLSGLWTCGAGHTRKEIQEAVAKQLGTLDYSPGFQYGHPLSFQLAEKITSLTPGNLNHVFFTDSGSECADTAVKMVRAYWRLKGQATKTKMIGRARGYHGVNIAGTSLGGVNGNRKLFGQAMMDVDHLPHTLLASNAYSRGMPKEGGIALADELLKLIELHDASNIAAVFVEPMAGSAGVLVPPEGYLKRLREICDLHSILLVFDEVITGFGRTGSMFGADSFGVTPDLMCIAKQVTNGAIPMGAVIASSEIYQTFMNQPTPEYAVEFPHGYTYSAHPVACAAGLAALDLLQKENLVQGVAEIAPHFENALHGLKGAKNVIDIRNYGLAGAIQIAGRDGDAIVRPFEAGMALWKAGFYVRFGGDTLQFGPTFNSKPQDLDRLFDAVGEVLNKLD, from the coding sequence ATGAACATGCCCGAACACGCTGCCGGTTCCCTGGCCAGCCAGCTCAAGCTGGATGCCCACTGGATGCCTTACACCGCCAATCGCAATTTCCAGCGTGATCCGCGCCTGATCGTCGCTGCCGAAGGCAGCTGGCTGGTGGATGACAAGGGGCGCAAGGTATACGACTCGCTGTCGGGCCTGTGGACATGCGGCGCCGGGCACACCCGCAAGGAAATCCAGGAGGCGGTCGCCAAGCAGCTGGGCACCCTCGATTACTCGCCGGGGTTTCAATACGGTCATCCGCTGTCGTTCCAGTTGGCGGAAAAAATCACCAGCCTGACCCCGGGCAATCTCAATCATGTGTTTTTTACCGATTCCGGCTCCGAGTGTGCCGATACCGCGGTGAAGATGGTCCGCGCCTACTGGCGTCTCAAGGGCCAGGCGACCAAGACCAAGATGATTGGTCGTGCCCGTGGCTATCACGGCGTGAACATCGCCGGCACCAGCCTCGGCGGTGTCAACGGCAACCGCAAACTGTTCGGCCAGGCCATGATGGATGTCGATCACTTGCCTCACACCTTGCTGGCCAGCAATGCCTATTCCCGTGGCATGCCGAAAGAGGGTGGCATCGCCTTGGCCGATGAGCTGTTGAAGCTGATCGAACTGCACGATGCTTCCAACATCGCTGCGGTGTTCGTCGAGCCGATGGCAGGGTCGGCCGGTGTGTTGGTGCCGCCGGAGGGTTACCTCAAGCGCCTGCGGGAAATCTGCGACCTGCACAGCATTCTCCTGGTGTTCGACGAAGTGATCACCGGTTTCGGCCGCACCGGTTCGATGTTCGGTGCCGACAGCTTTGGCGTGACCCCGGACCTGATGTGCATCGCCAAGCAAGTCACCAATGGCGCGATCCCCATGGGGGCGGTAATTGCCAGTTCCGAGATCTACCAGACCTTCATGAACCAGCCGACGCCCGAGTACGCGGTGGAATTTCCCCACGGCTATACCTACTCGGCACACCCGGTGGCCTGCGCGGCTGGCCTGGCGGCACTGGACCTGCTGCAGAAGGAAAACCTGGTACAGGGCGTGGCCGAGATCGCCCCGCATTTCGAGAACGCATTGCACGGCTTGAAGGGTGCGAAGAACGTCATCGACATTCGCAACTATGGCCTGGCCGGCGCGATCCAGATCGCCGGGCGCGACGGCGATGCGATCGTGCGTCCGTTCGAGGCCGGCATGGCGTTGTGGAAAGCCGGGTTCTATGTGCGCTTCGGCGGCGACACCCTGCAGTTCGGGCCAACGTTCAACAGCAAACCGCAGGATCTGGACCGCCTGTTCGACGCGGTCGGTGAAGTGCTGAACAAGCTCGACTGA
- a CDS encoding CoA-acylating methylmalonate-semialdehyde dehydrogenase, whose product MSLIPHLINGELLSDSTRTADVFNPSTGQAIHKVPLADRATIQQAIDAAKAAFPAWRNTPAAKRAQVMFRFKQLLEQNESRIAQLISEEHGKTLEDAAGELKRGIENVEFACAAPEILKGEYSRNVGPNIDAWSDFQPLGVVAGITPFNFPAMVPLWMYPLAIVCGNCFILKPSERDPSSTLLIAQLLLEAGLPKGVLSVVHGDKAAVDALIEAPEVKALSFVGSTPIAEYIYAEGTRRGKRVQALGGAKNHAVLMPDADLDNAVSALMGAAYGSCGERCMAISVAVCVGDQVADALVTKLVPQIKSLKIGAGTSCGLDMGPLVTGQHRDKVSGYIEDGVAAGASLIVDGRGLSVTGHEEGFFLGGCLFDRVTPEMRIYKEEIFGPVLCIVRVNSLEEAMQLINDHEYGNGTCIFTRDGEAARLFCDEIEVGMVGVNVPLPVPVAYHSFGGWKRSLFGDLHAYGPDGVRFYTRRKAITQRWPQRASHEASQFAFPSL is encoded by the coding sequence ATGAGCCTCATCCCGCATTTGATCAATGGCGAACTGCTGAGCGACAGCACTCGCACCGCCGATGTGTTCAACCCGTCCACTGGCCAGGCCATCCATAAAGTGCCGTTGGCTGATCGCGCAACCATCCAGCAGGCCATCGACGCCGCCAAAGCGGCTTTCCCGGCCTGGCGCAATACACCGGCGGCCAAGCGTGCGCAGGTGATGTTTCGTTTCAAGCAATTGCTGGAGCAGAACGAGTCGCGCATCGCGCAGTTGATCAGTGAAGAACACGGCAAGACTTTGGAAGACGCGGCCGGTGAGCTCAAGCGCGGCATCGAAAACGTCGAGTTTGCCTGTGCCGCGCCAGAAATTCTGAAAGGCGAATACAGCCGTAACGTAGGACCGAACATCGACGCCTGGTCAGACTTCCAGCCTTTGGGTGTGGTGGCCGGTATCACACCGTTCAACTTTCCCGCGATGGTGCCGCTGTGGATGTATCCGCTGGCGATCGTTTGCGGTAACTGCTTCATCCTCAAGCCGTCCGAGCGTGACCCGAGTTCGACACTGCTGATCGCCCAGTTGCTGTTGGAAGCCGGGTTGCCCAAGGGCGTGTTGAGCGTGGTGCATGGCGACAAGGCTGCGGTGGACGCACTGATCGAAGCGCCAGAAGTGAAGGCGCTGAGTTTTGTCGGTTCGACGCCGATTGCCGAATACATCTATGCCGAGGGCACTCGGCGCGGCAAACGCGTCCAGGCGCTGGGTGGGGCAAAGAACCATGCGGTGCTGATGCCGGATGCGGACCTGGACAATGCCGTCAGCGCACTGATGGGCGCGGCGTATGGTTCGTGCGGTGAGCGCTGCATGGCGATTTCGGTGGCGGTGTGTGTCGGCGACCAGGTGGCGGATGCACTGGTGACCAAGCTGGTGCCGCAGATCAAGTCGTTGAAGATTGGCGCAGGTACATCCTGTGGGCTGGACATGGGGCCGTTGGTGACAGGGCAGCATCGCGACAAGGTCAGTGGCTATATAGAAGACGGTGTGGCGGCTGGCGCTTCGCTGATTGTCGATGGTCGCGGCTTGAGTGTGACCGGGCATGAGGAAGGGTTCTTCCTCGGTGGTTGCCTGTTTGATCGTGTGACCCCTGAGATGCGCATCTATAAGGAAGAGATCTTCGGGCCGGTACTGTGTATCGTCCGGGTCAATAGCCTGGAAGAGGCGATGCAGTTGATCAACGATCACGAGTATGGCAACGGCACCTGCATCTTCACTCGCGATGGCGAGGCGGCGCGGTTGTTCTGCGATGAGATCGAAGTCGGCATGGTCGGCGTCAACGTTCCATTGCCGGTGCCGGTTGCCTATCACAGCTTTGGCGGCTGGAAGCGCTCGCTGTTCGGCGACCTGCACGCCTATGGCCCGGACGGTGTGCGTTTCTATACGCGTCGCAAGGCCATTACCCAGCGCTGGCCGCAGCGTGCAAGCCACGAGGCTTCGCAGTTCGCTTTCCCCAGCTTGTAA
- a CDS encoding IMPACT family protein gives MPFTLAGFCEYREEIRKSRFITFAAPITSPADAQAFIDRHSDLNASHNCWAWKLGDQYRSNDDGEPGGTAGRPILAAIEAQACDQVAVLVIRWYGGIQLGTGGLARAYGGGANKCLQNAEKIELISRVALRCSCGFAELALVKLRVAECGGLVNEERFTANGVDLQLAVGQAQIETLQTHLADLSRGRILLAR, from the coding sequence ATGCCCTTTACCCTTGCCGGCTTTTGCGAGTATCGCGAAGAAATTCGCAAAAGCCGCTTCATCACGTTCGCCGCGCCCATTACCAGCCCCGCCGACGCCCAGGCCTTTATCGACCGGCATAGCGACCTGAATGCCTCGCACAATTGCTGGGCCTGGAAACTCGGCGATCAATACCGCAGTAACGACGATGGTGAGCCAGGTGGCACCGCCGGGCGGCCGATCCTGGCCGCGATCGAAGCACAAGCCTGCGACCAGGTCGCGGTGCTGGTGATCCGCTGGTACGGCGGGATTCAACTGGGCACGGGCGGGCTGGCCCGGGCTTATGGCGGGGGCGCGAACAAATGCCTGCAAAACGCCGAGAAAATCGAATTGATCAGTCGCGTGGCGCTGCGCTGTTCCTGCGGATTCGCCGAACTGGCCCTGGTGAAACTGCGCGTCGCCGAATGCGGCGGGCTGGTCAATGAAGAACGCTTTACGGCCAATGGCGTAGACCTTCAACTGGCTGTGGGCCAAGCGCAGATCGAAACATTGCAAACGCACCTGGCCGACCTGAGCCGTGGACGGATTCTGCTGGCACGTTGA